TTCGGTGTTCGAAATAGGTCCATGATGCCGTACTTCCGCGCCTTGAATTTTTTCACTTCATGGTGCTGTTTGTCGGTTTCGTATTTTCGGTGCAGGTGTACCATATAATTGGCTGGCAGAGATTTACCGTTGATCCTGATGATTTACAAGTATGTCCATAAAAAAGAATAGTTTTAGTAATGCCCTGCCATTGTAAGTACTCAAAGCCTAGTGGTATATGTGTAGAGCAGCGGCTCTCAAACCTTTTTACTCAACAACGCAcaacataacaaaatatttacaaattcgCAATAAGCTTACGTAAGTACGTGCAAAAAATTTTGTACTAGGTAGGTGATAGGTAAATTATACATTGTTAATCTATGAAACGTAGTTGTACAATTAACGTCTGGTGAACAGTTGTATAATGAATGTATGTGAACCCCAGAGATGCAATTCTCCCGGAGTACCTTAAGAAAAAATGTCGTATTGGAAATCTCGCGAAATACTTGATAGGTGTTTGCGACACACCAATGGGTCGCGACACGATGCTTGAGGGCCACTGTATCAGTTAAAGCTTGCTTTGGTTTTAGTATGCtttcaatatttttctaaaGTCAGTCAAAAGTTCTAAATATTTCTTACTatttttgaatgaaattaaTATATGACAATTTTCCTTTTGTTTCTACTCTACTAATTACTCTCTAAAATAATGCTTTTTATCTCTAAAACCAAAACTTCTAATTAAACCGTATACTGTACTATTGAAATCGGCATAAAAATAATTGGAATTAAATGTTGCATCTCATAATTAAACTTTTGATCCTTTTGCacaaaacgttaaaaaaaaacattcattaacGTGTAAGCTGTATTGCCcatatacctacctacttacAAGATTGTGATAAATTGTCACTTAGTAAGCTTATAAAGTAAGAAGATAACAAAATACCTGGCCATCGTTTTTAATATAGCCTCCGCTTTGTCGAACTGTCCCCTAGCAAGTAGCCATCTTGGGCTTTCCGGCATCGGCCATAAATACAAGAAGAAACAAAGGAACGGCAGGGTCGTTGCTAAAGCCAAGGGCCGCCAATCGCGGACCAAATAAACGACACCAGCAAGCAGGATTAGACCCATGGAGTACGCAATATTCGAAATAATAGTGCAGAGTGTGCGATAGCGGGGTCCAACCAACTCAATTGCTAAAATAAAAGACAATTACGTTTTTAAACAGAACAGTTATACTGTTTTTTTCACTAGTGTTGATCGGAAAAACCTGTTGATAATGCCCGGCTTACATTATTCCAGTCCAGTGATCCAGCGAGAATCCAGTCCAGTGCTGGACTGAATCTGTAACGTCTACATTATTCCAGTAATTTAGAAGCCGTTGAAGTATGAACCAAAGTGGATTACTTCGGCAAAAACAAGCACTAAGTAATTACTATGTCAGCACTGGAATGGCACTGGATTGGCCGTCTACATTATTCCAGTTGCGCTAGATTGGTCGCACTGGACTCAAAAGTAGATCGCCAATTCAGTTACTGGACTGGAATGCTAACTGGTTTCAGTGCATTCCAGTGCCGGTTTACATTTTTCCAGTAAACAATCCAGCGCCGGATTCGATCGCTGGACTGGAATAATGTAAAGCGGGCATAATATTCCTGTAATTCACATCAAAGGCCTATAATAACATTGCACACAAACATTGATCATTGCTGCTCATGTATATATAGCTATATTAGAGGCACAGAGTCATTGCCTGTTCAAAATTTTTAAGCTTCGCTTGAAAAAGGACTATGGGTGAGTGCCGCGGTTCCAGATAGTACTTCTACTACAGATAGTACTACATACAACGTACTTCGTTggggggtggtgcgatggtcTTGTCAAGCcttatttgaagaaggacaggaTATTTTGATATCGTATCGTAGGATAttataattctaataaaaatttGCTGATTTAAAAATACCTACCAAGAACGTAAGGAGTAGTCATGATGGCAGGAACCGTAAACCCGACTCCAATTCTATAAATAATCCATATTATGTAGTTTTGTGCAAAAGCCGTAGCTATCCCAAAGATGCACTCAATAAGGAGGTAGATGAAAAACGATGGTTTCCTCCCAAGGGAATCCTGGAGGTAGCCGAATATGTAATTGCCGATTATACCACCAGCAGCCAGTAGCACCAGTCCAAGAGTCGAGTAGAAATCTTTATTGCAGACCAGATTCCACTGTAAGAAATCGTTCAATAAGAAAATATTTCCTAGTCGAGTGGAATTAATGCTTTGACCAAAGTTGAACAATGGGATTCAGGTTGTTATACTATGGACAGGATACGGTCTTCTAATATTAGAAGGGTTATAAACTCGTAAAGTAGAGTAGAGTAACCATTATTgtactaaaatttattacattcatttaaacttcaattaagttacaTGGGCGGGTTTATTACTGACGACGATTTATTTTAGAAGGCCAACTGATAACCGAGAATTGCATAGGCTATTTAACAGTACAAAAGTTTGGAGTTCACAGGGTTTTTtttatgcccttgtaggcagacgagcatacggcccacttgatggtgagtggttaccgtcgcccatggacttcagcaatgccaggggcagagccaagccgctgcctaccgtttaatactctccacaagcctcgtttgaagaaggacatgtcatagcgctctggaaacaccgtggaggggagctcattccatagccggatggtggtACATGGCAGTGTCAATGCCCATTTTTTCATCACCAGAATGTGAAGGTTTTATGGGCTATCGAAATTGTTGAATAGCAGgagcacaattaaaaaaaaatcaaaactaaaTAACATGGAAATGCAAAAGATATGAAATTAGGCATATGGTACGCgcaataattattttcagtaATCGAAAACTTACTCTTTGAAGACGACGTTTCAATTTAATCAaaccattaacagtgctttttcATAAGCCGGACGCCAGCTATAAATTCCCAATTCTTGTATTAAACCAACCTAATCTAATTTGCGTCCGGCTAAAGGAAAAATACACAGTTAATTTACCTCAGTAACGATAGTGCTCTTATAAATGCTTTTATCGTAAATCCATCCTTGAGTACAAGGGATGATGTCTGCGGGTGCCTTATTGGCCGCAGCATCAACCAAGTTCTGGTAGCTCTTCACGATTTCGCTATAGTTTAAATTGTACATCGTGCATGATGAATACTGTAATACGCCATTCTTCAGCTCCAGTGGTATACtagaaaaatgatttttcttTCTATACAATTGGCTGGCTTGAATGATGAGagaagaaaacttttttaatgcccttgtaggtgTACGAGCATATTGCATTGACTGTTTAGGAAACACGCAAAATAAATATTGGGATGGTGTAATACCAGATCACAAAACCAAATTATGTCTATATCAGACTTTAGATTGGTTTATGCAGCATATTAAGTTCGGCACCAGAATGCGATACGATAGTATGAATTTATAATTTCGCCGTGCGTAAGTACTGTAtttttacggcccacctgattttaaggggctaccggagcccatagctaCGTCAATGCCTGGCGGCCCACCTTGAGTCATGAGTTCGAAGTCAcagttttttacagtaaaacgacTGCCACGCATTACTGTACCgcgcccttcaaagcgaaaggcattactgctttacgacaaaaataggcaggatggtggtagtCTTGCCGCGTGTGCTCACAAGCcaccctaccactagtaattacatcaataataatgtttacaggtttatttttgattacacgatgtcattccttcatcgtggaactCGTTCGTgagtatttgttaagtacgtttttcattagaaaaattggtagctgtCTGctagattcgaacactggcacaATCTCGCATCGCTTAATACGATtgcaccgagcgtcttatccttcGGGCCACGACGAGTTCAAAAACTGTATCTTCACTTCTCTGCAAAACGGATGCAAGATACTTTCAGGCCACCACTGTAAGTACACTTTTCTATAAAACGCATGTAAGTTATTTTTGTGTACCTTAAATTCTTGACCAGGTCCTGATCAGCTACGTGTTCGAGCTCGGGCACTCTACACCAATGCTTGACATCGGCGGCCATGAAGAGCTGTGCGTAAGCGTGGAAGCCGCAAGGAATCACGGCAGGCAGTAGTACTAGATAGATCACTAATTTCTGATAAGTACCAAAGGGTCCAACGTCCTCTAAGATGGCGTCGAAATCCATCTTCATGTGAAATCCCTGTATATATGAtcgttatttttctttaacTCGACGTTAACATtgtaattgcttttttttattgtgcaaaCTGTAGCTATCCGTCTTGATACATAaggttgaaattttaattggaGCAATTGCTCTTCCCTTCAAATTCGAAGGCGTTTTACTACTTCGtgatagaaatagaaaaataatcaaGTCTAACTCCTACACAGTTGTAAATCTACTCATACATACGAAATATGGGATATATTATTTTGTCTAACTCCGTATTGAATGTGTATTCTAATTATTAAGCTTTTGCTAGACTTAAATGCAAAACATATGTTCGTTTTAAAAATGTACTTTTCTTCACTTAATTGcagtgtaataaatattttgcaaTACATAAAAGTGTTTTAATGAACAGTCTGTAAGTGAAATATTCCGAAAAATATGCaggtatattaatttttatgttttctaaATTGATTTTTACATACCCTTTGGCCGGTGTCTCTAAATGGCTGTACTTATTGAACTGATGGAGACGAGTGGACTGTTAGTTTGAGCAAAAACCCATTGTTCCCATTAGTCTGGACCCTAAACACTACCGCAATATATACAGGGTGATAAAAAAACCACATATTATATTGATTACTAGTTCACAAAATCTAACTCAATGAAATATTACAACCTTACAACTGGTTCGTGTATTAAAAAATCCTtatcaaattaatttgtttacatAGTATAATAGAAAAATACAGATGTCAAAATATATCACACTGTATATGGGAATGGGATGCGCGTGCCCAATTATCCACTTCGCAGACCAGTCATTCAATTCGATTAGTTTTATAATTGGAACGGGGAAAGGACAGCTCTTATCCTCCAAGGTTGGGATACTAGTTACGATGTCGCAATGTTGatcctattattttaaataaacatagatTAGTTTAGACGTAATCTGAGTTATAAAGTTATATAGTATATTACTGAAggtaaattattcaaaatataatataaatataatagtttagcTCTTGCTTTTGAAAATTGCCGCGCTTCGATTACTCATTTTTACGATGACAGTTATTTTTTAcagaatattttacagtttttaagGATGGAAGGATAGTAATCCTTCGGCAGTAGTAGCAgtcattattttcagtttctcTAGGACTGGTGAGCGAGGACAGGTTCAGCCGGGAAGtaagggatttgctaacaacgaCACGAGCGCTCCCAATGGCGACCTTATAGCTCGAAGGCTACTGTTTCTCGAATTCATTTATTGCCGGATCTTAATCACGACATTCATTTATTACCGGATCTTAAttacgacccgctgagaaggcCCAACGAGAAAGTCATTGGGCTGATGTATAGGTCGAACTCTTTGAGGACTTCGACGGTACGGTACGAAGGTACGGTTACCAGAATCCCTCGTATGCCTGCTCCTATtggtagagttttttttttggtggacgagctcacagctcacctggcattaagtggttactggagcccatagacatctacatctaaatgggccacccaccttgagatataagttctaaggtctcagtatagttacaacggctaccccaccctttaaaccgaaacgcattactgcttcacggtagaaataggcgggatggtggtatctacccgtacggactcagaagaaagaggtcctaccaccagtaattatgcaaattaaaatttgggggtttgatttttattacatgatgttatttcgtcaccgtggaagtcaatcgtgaacatttgataagtacgtatttcgtaagaaaaattggtatccccCTGCGGTATCCGAACACCactgcatcgctagatacgaatgcaccggacgtcttatcctttaggtcacgacgacttaaagAGGCTAAAAGACTGCAGGCGTCTAATAATAAGATTATTGGATCAGGTGAATCCGTATGGAAGAATCTAGGGAAGGTTTACATTTAGGTAATGTGGTGGACCCGTAAGCCTTTTTTGGAAATCAAATGAGAACCTGGACATAGATCCATAAATCCAtgtcacaaaaatatattataaataaataaaacactaatagCTTTAAgcggattttatttaaatcttgtGACACATTTTCCTGTACCACTCCGGATCGTTTTTCGCAACACTTTCAGGCCGACCATCGGTATGTCGGTA
The sequence above is drawn from the Bombyx mori chromosome 11, ASM3026992v2 genome and encodes:
- the LOC101743901 gene encoding beta-alanine transporter; this encodes MKMDFDAILEDVGPFGTYQKLVIYLVLLPAVIPCGFHAYAQLFMAADVKHWCRVPELEHVADQDLVKNLSIPLELKNGVLQYSSCTMYNLNYSEIVKSYQNLVDAAANKAPADIIPCTQGWIYDKSIYKSTIVTEWNLVCNKDFYSTLGLVLLAAGGIIGNYIFGYLQDSLGRKPSFFIYLLIECIFGIATAFAQNYIIWIIYRIGVGFTVPAIMTTPYVLAIELVGPRYRTLCTIISNIAYSMGLILLAGVVYLVRDWRPLALATTLPFLCFFLYLWPMPESPRWLLARGQFDKAEAILKTMARINGKSLPANYMVHLHRKYETDKQHHEVKKFKARKYGIMDLFRTPNLRKKTIIITFIWFTNTSVYVGLSYYAPVLGGDEFLNFFLAGVVELPTYLFLWPSMERLGRRWTLCMSMVVGGVACLTTFLVQHEANVTLALYCVGKMGISSSFVVLPLMASELYPTVVRGLGMSLSSVLGMLGPIFIPLVNYLGSDIMVLPLIIMGALLVAGGIASLLLPETLNQNLPQTLEDGEKMGLDTDFCCHPPVKETVTHELERKNIPTCGACNVLCSCEMINITLETGEKEPEKNDFVILTPKHTE